A section of the Marinimicrobium koreense genome encodes:
- a CDS encoding ExbD/TolR family protein gives MFHRRRHRHREEAELDITSFMNLMIILVPVLLMSMVFARITVLDLQLPKSASSEASETDEPNKQIELIIRDDYFQVNFPAGAPVERVPHQDGEPDLPALSELLQQVKQMLKNQGIDKNDIVILSEPDTPYQTLVSAMDTARSFRAVVAASVVNAELFPVISLGDAPAQEASE, from the coding sequence ATGTTTCATCGACGGCGCCATCGACACAGAGAAGAAGCCGAACTCGACATCACCTCCTTTATGAATCTGATGATCATATTGGTGCCGGTGTTGTTGATGAGCATGGTATTCGCCCGCATCACCGTACTGGATTTGCAACTGCCCAAAAGTGCCAGCAGCGAAGCGAGCGAAACCGACGAGCCCAATAAGCAGATTGAACTGATTATTCGTGACGATTATTTCCAGGTGAACTTCCCCGCCGGTGCTCCCGTCGAGCGGGTGCCTCATCAAGACGGTGAGCCGGACCTGCCCGCCCTGTCGGAATTGCTCCAGCAGGTGAAACAGATGCTCAAGAATCAGGGCATCGACAAAAACGATATTGTCATTCTGTCCGAGCCCGATACCCCCTATCAGACACTGGTCAGTGCGATGGACACCGCCCGATCCTTCAGGGCGGTAGTGGCCGCATCGGTAGTGAACGCGGAACTCTTCCCGGTCATTTCCCTGGGCGATGCCCCCGCACAGGAGGCGAGCGAATGA
- a CDS encoding NAD-dependent epimerase/dehydratase family protein — MKVLFIGGTGQISTAVSRLLAAEGVDLWLLNRGNRSEFVPEGARVVQGDIKNRRDIQALLKDEYFDVVVNWIVFHPDEIDRDIEYFTGKTGQYIFISTVATYQRPPVYYVLDESTPQHNPVWDYATSKIACEQRLLAAYREHDFPATIVRPSQTYGEASIPFAVNSAEHPWTLADRILKGKKVIVPGDGSSLWCITHNTDFAKGFAGLLGHTQTLGHAFHITSDEVKTWDQYLDELGRALGVKPRPIHMTSGCIARFLPEFEAPLLGDASISFVLDNTKIKTFVPGYRATTRFEKGIRQSVAYYRNHPQCQTVDDSLNATMDRAIAAYEQFLESI; from the coding sequence ATGAAAGTATTGTTTATTGGTGGTACCGGTCAGATCAGCACGGCGGTGTCCCGGTTGCTGGCCGCTGAGGGTGTTGATCTCTGGCTACTCAATCGCGGTAACCGCAGTGAGTTTGTGCCTGAGGGAGCGAGGGTTGTTCAGGGTGATATCAAAAACCGCCGCGACATTCAGGCGCTGCTCAAAGATGAATACTTTGATGTGGTGGTGAACTGGATTGTCTTTCACCCCGACGAGATTGATCGGGATATCGAGTATTTTACCGGCAAAACTGGCCAGTATATTTTTATCAGCACGGTGGCGACCTACCAGAGACCGCCGGTGTATTACGTTCTCGATGAGTCGACGCCGCAGCACAACCCGGTGTGGGATTATGCCACCAGCAAGATTGCGTGCGAGCAGCGGCTTCTGGCTGCATACCGGGAGCATGATTTCCCCGCGACTATTGTCCGGCCTTCACAAACTTATGGTGAGGCCAGCATTCCGTTCGCCGTCAATAGCGCGGAGCATCCCTGGACCCTGGCGGATCGGATTCTGAAAGGCAAAAAAGTGATAGTTCCTGGCGACGGAAGCTCTCTATGGTGCATCACCCACAACACCGACTTTGCCAAGGGCTTTGCCGGATTATTGGGACACACGCAAACCCTGGGGCATGCCTTTCATATTACCTCCGATGAGGTGAAAACCTGGGATCAATACCTGGACGAGCTGGGCCGGGCCCTGGGCGTCAAACCCCGTCCCATCCATATGACCAGCGGATGCATCGCCCGGTTTCTGCCCGAGTTCGAAGCACCTCTGTTGGGAGATGCCAGTATCAGCTTTGTTCTGGATAACACCAAAATCAAAACGTTTGTGCCGGGCTATAGGGCCACTACGCGTTTTGAAAAGGGAATTCGCCAGTCCGTGGCCTACTACCGAAATCATCCGCAGTGCCAGACTGTTGATGACTCACTCAATGCCACCATGGATCGGGCAATTGCGGCCTATGAGCAGTTTTTGGAGAGCATTTAG
- a CDS encoding AgmX/PglI C-terminal domain-containing protein, whose amino-acid sequence MTRYPSPNTELPWESSAEDDQRYRRILRGLIILLLILGLVIPFVPLPGPSRDEAPELPPQLARVILEKEEPPPPPEPEPEPEPEPEPEETEPEPEPEPLPEPEPQPEPPPPARVEEARETAARSGLMQHRDALAAMRNTLDTRKVEQAALSEGQSEAERPERNRLEGQVAEDSGGIDTDQLSRDTGGGELAARESTRVSDEAEALAAAEAEAAASGSRELAARSDEEIRQVIDQHMGAIFAIYNRALRQDPLLQGKLVVRMVIEPSGEISEARIESSELNNEELEQRLLARILLITFPDADVTVTQVNYTFDFLPR is encoded by the coding sequence ATGACCCGATATCCGAGCCCCAACACCGAGCTGCCTTGGGAATCCAGCGCCGAGGACGATCAGCGCTACCGGCGAATTCTGCGCGGGCTGATCATACTGTTGCTCATTCTCGGGCTGGTGATTCCGTTCGTGCCCTTGCCAGGGCCCAGCCGGGACGAGGCACCGGAGCTGCCACCGCAACTGGCCCGGGTGATACTGGAAAAAGAGGAGCCGCCACCGCCTCCTGAGCCCGAGCCGGAACCGGAGCCCGAACCCGAGCCGGAAGAGACAGAACCGGAGCCTGAGCCCGAACCCCTGCCGGAACCCGAGCCTCAACCTGAGCCACCGCCCCCTGCCCGGGTGGAAGAGGCCCGGGAAACCGCCGCTCGCAGTGGCCTGATGCAACATCGGGACGCTCTGGCCGCCATGCGCAATACCCTGGATACCCGTAAGGTCGAGCAGGCCGCCCTGTCCGAGGGTCAGTCCGAGGCCGAGCGGCCCGAACGCAACCGCCTGGAAGGGCAGGTCGCCGAGGACAGCGGTGGCATCGATACCGATCAACTCAGCCGGGATACCGGCGGTGGCGAGCTGGCCGCCCGGGAATCCACCCGGGTTAGCGACGAAGCGGAAGCTCTGGCCGCTGCCGAGGCCGAGGCCGCCGCGAGCGGCTCGAGAGAGCTGGCCGCTCGCAGCGACGAGGAAATCCGTCAGGTCATCGATCAGCACATGGGCGCCATCTTTGCCATCTACAACCGCGCCCTGCGCCAGGATCCGCTCCTGCAGGGTAAACTGGTGGTGCGTATGGTCATCGAGCCCAGCGGGGAAATCTCCGAAGCGCGGATCGAGTCCAGTGAATTGAACAATGAAGAACTTGAACAGCGCCTGCTGGCCCGAATTCTGCTGATCACCTTCCCCGATGCGGATGTGACCGTGACGCAAGTGAACTATACTTTCGATTTCTTGCCAAGATAA
- a CDS encoding outer membrane beta-barrel domain-containing protein — MATGFQRLLLALALASTAPLALAQDGPLGDIVGPDEERRRISERDLDTENFEFGVFYGLMSVEDFGSNPVAGISLSYHVTEAIFLQANAAQTETRETSYELLSGAVELLTEDQRDYTYYNLSLGYNFLPGQIYLTENWSFNTAAYVIGGAGNTEFAGQDYFTYNLGAGFKLYTTDWLALDLGMRGHVFTHELFGREVEVNNLEARLGVSLFF, encoded by the coding sequence ATGGCAACTGGGTTTCAACGTCTACTTCTAGCCCTCGCCCTGGCGAGCACAGCACCGCTGGCCCTCGCTCAGGACGGGCCGCTGGGTGATATTGTCGGCCCGGACGAAGAGCGCCGGCGGATCAGCGAGCGCGACCTGGACACCGAGAATTTCGAGTTCGGCGTGTTCTACGGGCTGATGAGCGTGGAGGACTTCGGCAGCAATCCCGTGGCCGGAATCAGCCTGAGCTATCATGTCACCGAAGCGATTTTCCTGCAGGCCAACGCCGCACAGACCGAGACCCGGGAAACCAGCTATGAATTGCTGAGCGGCGCGGTGGAACTGCTGACCGAAGACCAGCGGGACTACACCTATTACAATCTGTCCCTGGGGTACAATTTCCTGCCGGGGCAGATTTACCTCACAGAAAACTGGAGTTTCAACACCGCCGCCTATGTCATCGGCGGTGCGGGCAATACCGAGTTCGCCGGGCAGGATTACTTTACCTACAACCTGGGCGCCGGTTTCAAACTTTACACCACCGACTGGCTGGCTCTGGACCTGGGCATGCGCGGCCACGTGTTTACCCACGAGCTGTTCGGCCGGGAGGTGGAAGTGAACAATCTGGAGGCACGTCTGGGCGTGTCGCTGTTTTTCTAA
- a CDS encoding ExbD/TolR family protein, producing the protein MKQSMRARRMARHHRRLSQLPKLNLVSLMDIFTILVFFLLVNSSEVEVLSRDKNIELPASVADQQPDESLLLVVGDEQILVNGRPVASVADVLAQLDEEIPGLSEELALRAERARPLTEAEAQIGRPITIMGDKGIPYKLLKKVMATCAASDYRDIALAVDQIASEAEG; encoded by the coding sequence ATGAAGCAGTCCATGCGCGCCCGCCGGATGGCCCGGCACCACCGTCGCCTGAGCCAGTTGCCCAAACTCAACCTGGTGTCCCTGATGGACATCTTCACTATCCTGGTGTTCTTCCTGCTGGTCAACTCGTCCGAGGTGGAAGTGCTCAGCCGGGATAAGAATATCGAGTTGCCCGCCTCGGTGGCGGACCAGCAACCGGATGAAAGTCTGCTGCTGGTGGTGGGGGATGAGCAGATTCTGGTAAACGGTCGACCGGTGGCGTCCGTGGCCGATGTTCTGGCGCAGCTGGACGAAGAGATCCCCGGTTTATCGGAAGAGTTGGCCCTGCGCGCCGAGCGCGCCCGACCGCTGACGGAGGCCGAGGCGCAGATCGGCCGACCGATCACCATCATGGGGGATAAAGGCATTCCCTATAAACTGCTGAAAAAAGTGATGGCCACCTGCGCCGCCTCGGACTATCGCGATATCGCTCTGGCGGTCGACCAGATCGCCTCGGAGGCCGAGGGCTGA
- a CDS encoding PLDc N-terminal domain-containing protein — protein sequence MSIEITGILGLILLICVIYALLQVAQSNESSTAKLIWILVLLFLPFLGFIIWLFIGPRGK from the coding sequence ATGTCCATTGAGATCACCGGTATCCTGGGGCTGATTTTGCTCATCTGCGTCATCTACGCCCTGCTGCAGGTCGCGCAAAGCAATGAATCCAGCACCGCCAAACTCATCTGGATTCTGGTCCTGCTGTTCCTCCCCTTCCTCGGTTTTATCATCTGGCTGTTTATCGGTCCCAGAGGCAAGTAA
- a CDS encoding DUF4266 domain-containing protein, producing the protein MKPLRYSLALTVCALLGACSVQPWVQPYERQKLADPIMSFDRDPASSSYLGHVHDAREAGRGADGSAGGGCGCN; encoded by the coding sequence ATGAAGCCCCTTCGCTACAGCCTCGCGCTCACCGTCTGCGCACTGCTCGGTGCCTGCAGTGTGCAGCCCTGGGTACAACCCTACGAACGCCAGAAGCTCGCCGACCCGATCATGAGCTTTGATCGCGACCCGGCGTCCAGCAGTTATCTGGGGCATGTGCACGACGCCCGGGAGGCCGGTCGTGGCGCTGATGGCAGTGCGGGAGGCGGCTGTGGTTGCAACTGA
- a CDS encoding MotA/TolQ/ExbB proton channel family protein codes for MEFITTVLRFFQNGGPFMYPIALVLVVGVAVALERWLYLTHAKSANRKAFQQLMPLLKKRDYAGVMKLGQTSNAPIARIISAGVARMSQSQRRDDIELAMEEGVMEAMPRLEKRTPYLATLANIATLLGLLGTIIGLIAAFTAVADADPAEKANLLSASISVAMNTTAFGLMSAIPLLLFHATLQTKTTEIIDSLEMAGVKCLNLMGVGTAARAPAKPGADSAPKA; via the coding sequence ATGGAATTTATCACTACCGTGCTGCGTTTTTTCCAGAACGGCGGCCCCTTCATGTATCCCATTGCACTGGTGCTGGTGGTGGGGGTAGCCGTGGCGCTGGAACGCTGGCTTTACCTGACTCACGCCAAGTCCGCCAACCGCAAGGCGTTCCAGCAACTGATGCCACTGCTGAAAAAGCGCGACTACGCCGGCGTGATGAAATTGGGGCAAACCTCCAACGCGCCCATTGCCCGGATCATCAGTGCGGGCGTCGCCCGGATGAGCCAATCCCAGCGTCGCGATGACATTGAGCTGGCGATGGAAGAGGGCGTGATGGAAGCCATGCCCCGTCTGGAGAAGCGCACGCCCTATCTGGCCACCCTGGCCAACATCGCCACCCTGCTCGGCCTGCTAGGCACCATCATCGGCCTGATTGCCGCTTTTACCGCGGTGGCCGATGCCGACCCGGCGGAAAAAGCCAACCTGCTTTCCGCCAGTATTTCTGTCGCCATGAATACCACCGCCTTTGGCCTGATGTCGGCCATTCCCCTGTTGCTGTTTCACGCCACCCTGCAGACCAAAACCACCGAGATCATCGACAGCCTGGAAATGGCGGGCGTCAAATGCCTGAACCTGATGGGTGTGGGCACAGCCGCACGGGCGCCTGCCAAACCGGGTGCCGATTCGGCGCCCAAAGCCTGA
- a CDS encoding SH3 domain-containing protein: MLTLLSALTTADAPKVTVATTYIDVHTGPGKGYPIFHIVEKDEAITLEKRRTDWIKITTRRGKTGWIHVDSLANTLDRTGQAPDIRAPGREDYGERRWELGFAGGDFDGADSLGLNLGFRFTEHLTADLRLSQSTGQFSDSRIASIGLMHQPFPDWWVSPYFRLGTGQIRIQPSATLVEAEDREDNLFQTSLGAYVYLTRRFFLRLEMTQHQILTSRDTNEEVNEWQLGFNVYF, translated from the coding sequence ATGCTGACTCTACTCAGCGCACTGACAACCGCCGACGCCCCGAAAGTCACCGTCGCCACCACTTATATCGACGTTCATACCGGCCCCGGTAAAGGCTATCCGATCTTTCATATCGTCGAAAAAGACGAAGCCATCACCCTGGAAAAACGCCGCACCGACTGGATCAAAATCACCACCCGGCGCGGCAAAACCGGCTGGATACACGTCGACAGCCTGGCCAACACCCTCGACCGCACCGGTCAGGCCCCCGACATTCGTGCACCCGGTCGCGAGGACTATGGCGAGCGGCGCTGGGAACTCGGGTTTGCCGGGGGTGACTTTGATGGGGCCGACTCCCTCGGGCTCAACCTCGGGTTTCGCTTTACCGAACACCTCACCGCCGACCTGCGGCTGAGCCAGAGTACCGGGCAGTTTTCCGACAGCCGGATTGCCAGCATCGGGTTGATGCACCAGCCCTTTCCCGACTGGTGGGTCTCGCCCTATTTCCGGCTGGGTACCGGGCAGATCCGTATTCAACCGAGTGCGACGCTGGTGGAAGCCGAGGACCGGGAAGACAATCTGTTTCAGACCAGCCTGGGTGCTTACGTCTACCTGACCCGGCGCTTTTTTCTGCGCCTGGAAATGACCCAACACCAGATACTCACCAGCCGCGACACCAACGAAGAGGTTAACGAATGGCAACTGGGTTTCAACGTCTACTTCTAG
- a CDS encoding TlpA family protein disulfide reductase gives MRLTHYLLFALFGFAASAYAEKAPDFTLKSDNGDNVRLEEQRGKVVMINFWASWCAPCRKEMPLLEELHDRYEQAGFTLFGVNVEQNPEAAQKFLDDVGVTFPILFDPESTASRAYQVSAMPTTVMVDRDGNVRYVNRGYKDGDEAKYRDQIRELIRE, from the coding sequence ATGAGATTGACGCACTATTTGCTGTTCGCCCTGTTCGGTTTCGCGGCCTCGGCTTATGCCGAGAAGGCGCCGGACTTCACCCTGAAAAGCGACAACGGCGACAACGTCCGGCTGGAGGAGCAGCGTGGCAAGGTGGTGATGATCAACTTCTGGGCCTCCTGGTGCGCGCCCTGCCGCAAGGAGATGCCGCTGCTGGAAGAACTCCACGACCGCTACGAGCAGGCCGGCTTCACTCTGTTTGGCGTCAACGTCGAGCAGAACCCCGAGGCCGCGCAGAAATTCCTGGATGACGTGGGCGTCACCTTCCCGATTCTGTTCGATCCCGAGAGCACCGCAAGCCGCGCTTACCAGGTGAGCGCCATGCCCACCACTGTGATGGTGGATCGCGATGGCAATGTGCGTTACGTCAATCGCGGCTACAAAGACGGTGATGAAGCCAAGTACCGCGACCAGATCCGGGAGTTGATTCGCGAATGA
- a CDS encoding TIM-barrel domain-containing protein, with product MRGFSQYRGLVLALTFCLLSACAQLGENAASEAPAEVWRSGDYALSLNDDGLKVRHQGQTLAHIEQFEFNFIPAVFDRVVATQTDGVTLRLTVTGSDGYEPTLPDTVELVVRHRDGHFHFEAAHPSFRHIGITLADQDEHYYGLIEKLYPDNRKSPDLRGETVDVEVYHQGERDFAENYASAFSSFYISTAGYGSFFDTFAKGEYRFAQRGQTRIYHQTDKLDWHLFHGPGGSRIHQKYYNVIGAPKSIPLWALGPVVWRDHNTGKDEILEDMQRFAELEIPLTATFVDRPYSDGGHEWSKMNFAEPFANPEQWIGTLNDDFGLEVMSWVGPMTFGDKGFPGLLPNHRTYIDLTHPEALVEFERRMQTQQYQVGIKGHKMDRADENFPFTAQWHDPVSESETRNTYAYLYSKVIDQLLRGAHGDDQFNFARTAIHRTQPFLSAVWGGDVRPNWQGMAGNQANAMRASFMGFPVWGTDTGGYLGDGYIDEKLYARWLQWGAWNGMFEVKLDGIGGQGEDRVPWRYSERLQKVFRQVSQQRIAMIPYSYSLANTSAQNGVLMKPMAYVYPQDERTHQMWDQYLFGDAFLVAPLFGPEDEREIYLPEGRWYDFNDPTQTFAGEQMLTRDYAFDQTPVFIRANSLHVTGDIYRGSDRRWRGELKGKGELTIHAYPGDEGEKTTFTYVDPHQGNQHKPMTLSHSSGVIGFEGPALMSTSVLRVRLDQKPDSVTVNEISTNVRFLPDEGQIEIELPKGRPLDVRVVL from the coding sequence ATGCGTGGTTTTTCACAGTATCGCGGCTTGGTCCTGGCGCTGACCTTTTGCCTGCTCAGCGCCTGCGCCCAGTTGGGCGAGAACGCTGCTTCAGAAGCCCCTGCAGAGGTGTGGCGCAGCGGTGACTACGCCTTGTCGTTGAATGACGACGGCCTTAAAGTTCGCCATCAAGGTCAGACGTTGGCGCATATTGAGCAGTTCGAATTCAACTTCATCCCGGCGGTGTTCGACCGGGTTGTCGCCACTCAAACCGACGGTGTGACGCTGCGGCTCACTGTGACTGGCTCGGACGGTTATGAACCGACGCTACCGGATACCGTGGAGCTTGTTGTCCGCCACCGCGACGGGCACTTTCACTTTGAGGCGGCACACCCAAGCTTCCGGCATATCGGCATCACTCTGGCGGATCAGGACGAGCACTACTACGGCCTGATTGAAAAACTCTACCCGGACAATCGCAAAAGCCCGGACCTGCGCGGCGAAACCGTTGATGTCGAGGTCTACCATCAGGGCGAGCGCGACTTTGCGGAAAACTACGCCTCGGCTTTCTCGTCGTTTTATATCAGCACCGCCGGCTATGGCAGCTTCTTTGATACCTTCGCCAAAGGTGAATACCGTTTCGCGCAGCGTGGCCAGACCCGCATCTATCACCAGACCGACAAACTCGACTGGCACCTCTTTCACGGCCCGGGCGGGTCGCGAATTCACCAGAAATACTACAACGTCATTGGTGCGCCCAAATCGATACCGCTCTGGGCCCTGGGGCCGGTGGTCTGGCGCGACCACAACACGGGCAAGGATGAAATCCTCGAGGATATGCAGCGTTTTGCCGAGTTGGAAATTCCCCTGACCGCCACTTTTGTGGACCGTCCCTACAGCGACGGGGGCCATGAATGGTCCAAGATGAATTTCGCCGAGCCGTTTGCCAATCCGGAACAATGGATCGGCACGCTCAATGACGACTTCGGTCTGGAAGTGATGAGCTGGGTGGGCCCCATGACCTTCGGTGATAAGGGTTTTCCCGGGCTGTTACCCAACCACCGGACCTATATCGATCTGACCCATCCTGAAGCGCTGGTGGAATTCGAGCGGCGTATGCAGACCCAGCAGTATCAGGTGGGCATCAAGGGCCACAAGATGGATCGGGCCGATGAAAACTTTCCGTTCACCGCCCAGTGGCACGACCCGGTGTCCGAATCCGAAACCCGCAACACCTACGCCTACCTTTACTCGAAAGTCATCGATCAGTTGCTGCGCGGCGCCCATGGCGACGATCAGTTCAACTTCGCCCGCACCGCCATTCACCGAACCCAACCCTTCCTGAGCGCGGTCTGGGGTGGCGACGTGCGTCCGAACTGGCAGGGTATGGCAGGCAACCAGGCCAACGCCATGCGCGCTTCCTTTATGGGCTTCCCGGTGTGGGGCACCGATACCGGTGGCTATCTGGGCGATGGTTATATTGATGAAAAACTCTACGCGCGCTGGCTGCAGTGGGGTGCCTGGAACGGCATGTTCGAAGTCAAACTCGATGGCATCGGCGGTCAGGGCGAAGATCGGGTTCCCTGGCGCTACTCCGAACGTCTGCAGAAGGTTTTCCGCCAGGTGTCGCAACAGCGCATCGCCATGATTCCCTACAGCTATTCGTTGGCCAATACCTCGGCGCAGAACGGTGTGCTGATGAAACCCATGGCTTATGTCTATCCGCAGGACGAGCGCACCCATCAAATGTGGGATCAGTATCTATTTGGCGATGCCTTTCTGGTGGCTCCATTGTTTGGGCCGGAAGACGAGCGGGAGATTTATCTTCCCGAGGGGCGCTGGTACGACTTTAACGACCCGACACAGACCTTTGCGGGCGAACAAATGCTGACCCGGGATTACGCTTTTGACCAAACGCCAGTGTTTATCCGGGCAAACAGCCTGCATGTTACGGGGGATATCTACCGGGGCAGTGATCGACGTTGGCGCGGCGAGCTGAAAGGTAAGGGTGAGCTCACCATTCACGCCTATCCTGGGGACGAAGGGGAGAAGACCACCTTCACTTATGTTGACCCTCATCAGGGTAACCAACACAAGCCCATGACATTGAGCCACTCATCAGGCGTCATTGGGTTCGAGGGCCCGGCGTTGATGTCGACGTCTGTACTGCGCGTACGTCTTGATCAAAAGCCGGATTCGGTAACAGTCAATGAAATCTCCACGAATGTCAGATTTTTGCCCGATGAGGGGCAGATTGAAATTGAGTTGCCCAAGGGCAGACCGCTGGATGTGCGTGTTGTGTTATAA
- a CDS encoding DUF3570 domain-containing protein, producing MVATDRSRTRVRQWLALLVVGCFAGTAWASVLPEERIDVLYHSYDGGGVKIDGPSVLMRKSIGGSVSVSGKYYVDTVSGASIDVEAAGVDVNSAASPYAEERTEYNAGIDYLNDRTLISAGYATSQENDYDAETVSFGITQTFFGDLTTVSLTTSYGDDVIGRNDRPDFEEHLERRRYGLTLTQILRTDLIAAFSYEAVIDEGFLNNAYRQVRYRDSSSARGYSYQPEVYPNTRNSDAFGLRAIYHLPNRRSALRGEYRYFQDNWAIEAHTGELRYTHSHDDSWLFELKLRHYDQTGADFYSDLYDFRDAQNYLARDKEMGPFSSNTIGLGATYNLPRFAIPGFERSSINLYWDHIRFDYEDFRDVRVSPDDYAAGEEPLYQFDANVIRFYLSFWF from the coding sequence GTGGTTGCAACTGATCGATCGCGCACGCGGGTAAGGCAATGGCTGGCGCTACTGGTTGTCGGGTGTTTTGCCGGAACCGCCTGGGCGTCCGTGCTGCCCGAGGAGCGTATCGATGTTCTCTATCACAGCTATGACGGCGGCGGCGTCAAAATTGACGGGCCTTCGGTGTTGATGCGCAAAAGCATTGGCGGATCGGTCTCGGTGTCCGGTAAATATTACGTCGATACCGTCAGCGGCGCGTCCATTGATGTGGAAGCCGCCGGGGTGGACGTCAACTCCGCCGCCAGCCCCTACGCCGAAGAGCGTACCGAGTACAACGCCGGTATCGACTATCTGAACGACCGCACCTTGATCAGCGCCGGCTACGCTACCAGCCAGGAAAATGATTACGACGCGGAAACCGTCAGCTTCGGTATCACCCAGACTTTTTTTGGCGACCTGACCACCGTCAGCCTCACCACCAGCTACGGCGACGATGTAATCGGTCGCAACGATCGACCGGACTTTGAAGAGCATCTGGAGCGCCGCCGCTACGGACTGACCCTGACCCAGATTCTGCGCACCGACCTGATTGCCGCGTTCAGCTATGAAGCGGTCATTGACGAAGGTTTTCTGAACAATGCGTATCGGCAGGTGCGCTACCGGGACTCCAGTAGCGCCCGTGGCTATAGCTATCAACCGGAGGTCTACCCCAACACCCGCAACAGCGACGCCTTCGGTCTGCGGGCCATTTACCACCTGCCCAACCGCCGCTCCGCCCTGCGCGGGGAGTACCGATACTTTCAGGACAACTGGGCGATCGAAGCCCACACCGGTGAGCTGCGCTACACCCACAGTCACGACGACAGCTGGTTGTTCGAGTTGAAGTTGCGCCACTACGATCAGACCGGCGCGGACTTTTACTCGGATCTGTACGACTTCCGCGACGCCCAGAACTACCTGGCCCGCGATAAGGAAATGGGGCCCTTTAGCTCCAATACGATTGGCTTGGGTGCCACCTATAATTTACCGCGCTTCGCCATCCCGGGTTTTGAACGCAGCAGCATCAACCTCTATTGGGACCACATCCGTTTTGACTACGAAGACTTTCGCGATGTCCGGGTTTCCCCCGACGACTACGCCGCCGGGGAAGAGCCGCTGTATCAGTTTGATGCCAACGTGATCCGGTTTTATTTATCTTTCTGGTTTTAA